Proteins co-encoded in one Corynebacterium tuberculostearicum genomic window:
- a CDS encoding GNAT family N-acetyltransferase, which yields MLDPFGTAADKFRHPATGPADDMHPGWPEATPFVQLPSSAVFPSGARMRLRPLLRSDGHAWRRQRIEDEEFLRPVEPTQTMPWDAAHSQQAWWNHLMYLRTAAREALVVPLVIEVEGQFVGQVTLGNIQHGSIRDCWIGYWVHSAVQGAGVATAATALGVDHAFGRVGLHRVTATYLEHNPASGRVLATNGFRHEGYLRRNLHINGAWQDHHYVALVREDYASSAVERLRQAGRLA from the coding sequence ATGCTTGATCCGTTTGGCACAGCGGCGGACAAATTCCGCCACCCTGCTACCGGCCCCGCCGATGACATGCACCCCGGTTGGCCGGAGGCAACGCCGTTCGTGCAGCTTCCCTCCTCGGCTGTGTTTCCATCGGGGGCGCGCATGCGTTTGCGCCCGCTTCTGCGTTCCGATGGCCACGCTTGGCGGCGCCAACGCATCGAGGACGAGGAGTTTCTTCGCCCAGTCGAGCCGACCCAAACCATGCCTTGGGATGCGGCGCATAGCCAGCAGGCATGGTGGAATCATCTGATGTATCTGCGCACTGCCGCACGGGAGGCGCTGGTGGTTCCGCTCGTCATTGAGGTAGAAGGTCAGTTTGTAGGGCAGGTGACCTTGGGAAATATCCAGCATGGCAGCATTCGCGACTGCTGGATTGGCTATTGGGTCCATTCTGCCGTGCAGGGTGCCGGGGTGGCTACTGCCGCGACCGCCTTGGGAGTTGACCATGCCTTTGGGCGCGTGGGGCTGCATCGGGTTACCGCCACCTATCTGGAGCACAATCCAGCCTCAGGCCGGGTTTTGGCCACCAATGGGTTCCGGCACGAAGGCTACCTGCGGCGCAATCTTCATATAAACGGAGCGTGGCAAGACCATCATTACGTAGCTTTAGTGAGAGAGGATTACGCTTCCAGCGCCGTTGAGCGTCTGCGTCAAGCTGGCCGGTTGGCGTGA
- the glp gene encoding molybdotransferase-like divisome protein Glp, whose amino-acid sequence MRSVDDQLALVTDAATTPEPVRIGISNALGLMCAEEVQANQPLPGFPQAAIDGYAVRAVDIGGERGLRVRLPKGQEEQRAQGEEDAEPQRPEVERSLPVVGEVPAGSKQPLRLQPKQAVRVYTGAPLPTLADAVLPLEWTDRGRKRVTAHRPVRSGDFVRRVGDDIQPGDVAVSSGTVLGPAQIGLLAAVGRSKVLVYPRPRITIISFGRELVDLDQEPALGQVFDVNSYSLAAAAREAGAEVHRVGIAEGEPRRIREALEKHIARSEVLVISGAVGGAGAEAIREILDDVGDIDTSRVAMHPGSVQGFGLVGEERIPTFLLPSNPVSALVVFEVYIRPLIRLALGKRNAHRRVVRARALNHIDSRPGRRGFIRARLMRDAETADYLVEGLGGAAGAPAHLLAGLSEANAMIRVPEEVTEIRPGDVVDVLFLTQRS is encoded by the coding sequence ATGCGTTCAGTTGATGACCAGTTGGCGCTGGTAACCGATGCGGCGACAACGCCGGAGCCGGTGCGCATCGGTATTTCCAACGCGCTGGGCTTAATGTGCGCAGAGGAGGTGCAGGCTAACCAGCCGCTGCCGGGCTTTCCGCAAGCAGCCATCGATGGCTATGCGGTGCGCGCCGTAGATATTGGCGGCGAGCGGGGCCTGAGGGTACGCCTTCCCAAAGGGCAGGAAGAGCAGCGTGCGCAGGGCGAAGAGGATGCGGAGCCCCAGCGGCCGGAGGTAGAGCGTTCCTTACCAGTGGTGGGCGAGGTTCCGGCTGGTTCAAAGCAGCCGCTGCGCCTGCAACCCAAGCAAGCCGTGCGAGTGTATACGGGTGCGCCATTGCCTACGCTTGCCGACGCCGTCCTTCCCCTCGAGTGGACCGACCGTGGCCGGAAGCGAGTTACCGCTCACCGTCCAGTGCGCTCCGGTGACTTTGTGCGCCGAGTGGGTGACGATATCCAACCCGGTGACGTGGCGGTGTCGTCTGGAACCGTGTTGGGCCCGGCCCAGATTGGCCTTCTGGCTGCGGTGGGCCGCTCTAAGGTATTGGTTTATCCGCGCCCGCGCATCACTATCATTTCCTTCGGCCGCGAGCTAGTAGACCTTGATCAGGAACCAGCTTTAGGCCAAGTCTTTGACGTTAATTCTTACTCTTTGGCGGCAGCGGCACGCGAAGCCGGGGCAGAGGTGCACCGCGTGGGCATTGCCGAAGGCGAGCCGCGTCGCATCCGCGAGGCGTTGGAAAAGCACATCGCCCGCAGCGAAGTGCTGGTCATCTCCGGCGCAGTCGGCGGTGCTGGCGCGGAGGCAATCCGCGAGATCCTCGATGATGTGGGAGATATCGATACCTCCCGTGTAGCCATGCATCCAGGTTCCGTCCAAGGATTTGGCTTGGTAGGCGAGGAGCGCATACCGACCTTCTTATTGCCTTCCAACCCAGTATCCGCGCTTGTGGTTTTCGAAGTATATATCCGTCCGCTCATCCGCTTGGCGCTGGGCAAGCGTAATGCGCACCGGCGCGTGGTGCGTGCCCGCGCACTAAACCACATCGATTCCCGGCCCGGCCGCCGCGGTTTCATCCGTGCCCGCCTAATGCGAGATGCGGAAACCGCTGACTACCTAGTAGAAGGCCTCGGTGGTGCGGCAGGAGCCCCGGCGCACCTGCTAGCAGGGCTTTCGGAGGCCAACGCAATGATTCGCGTGCCGGAAGAAGTAACGGAGATCCGCCCGGGTGATGTGGTCGATGTCTTGTTTTTAACCCAGCGCAGCTAA
- a CDS encoding UTP--glucose-1-phosphate uridylyltransferase produces MAIEREDSARGITTVVVPAAGMGTRFLPATKTVPKELLPVVDTPGIELIAEEAASVGARRLAVITAPDKQEVMRHFEAFPELVETLESRGKNEQVAKVKRANQLIHPVAVEQEKPLGLGHAVGLAEEVLGEDEDSFAVMLPDDIVLPATVMADMARVRAALGGSVLCAFEVPREQTYNYGVFDVEDTDAPGVKKVVGMVEKPAVEDAPSNLVATGRYLLDRKIFAALRRIKPGKGGELQLTDAIELLIEEGEPVHVVVHQGKRHDLGNPGGYIPANVDFGLRDEKYGPALYKAIKQIMAEYEEEHGLA; encoded by the coding sequence ATGGCTATAGAACGCGAAGATTCCGCCCGCGGAATCACCACGGTTGTAGTTCCAGCGGCAGGTATGGGCACGCGATTTTTGCCCGCCACCAAGACGGTTCCGAAGGAACTGTTGCCCGTTGTTGATACTCCCGGCATTGAGCTCATTGCAGAGGAGGCAGCCTCTGTGGGTGCGCGCCGCCTCGCGGTGATCACCGCGCCGGATAAGCAAGAGGTCATGCGCCACTTCGAGGCTTTTCCCGAGCTGGTAGAGACCCTTGAATCCCGCGGCAAGAACGAGCAGGTGGCCAAGGTTAAGCGCGCCAACCAGCTCATTCACCCCGTTGCGGTGGAGCAGGAAAAGCCGCTGGGCTTGGGACACGCGGTGGGCCTTGCAGAAGAAGTGCTTGGTGAGGACGAGGACTCCTTCGCGGTTATGCTCCCTGATGACATTGTGCTGCCTGCCACCGTCATGGCAGACATGGCGCGTGTTCGCGCGGCTTTGGGCGGCAGCGTGCTGTGTGCCTTCGAGGTCCCGCGCGAGCAGACCTATAACTACGGTGTCTTCGACGTGGAAGACACCGATGCCCCTGGCGTGAAAAAGGTTGTGGGCATGGTGGAAAAGCCGGCGGTAGAAGATGCCCCGTCTAACCTGGTGGCCACCGGTCGCTACCTATTGGATCGCAAGATCTTTGCTGCCCTGCGCCGCATTAAGCCAGGCAAAGGTGGCGAGCTGCAGTTGACCGATGCCATTGAGCTCCTCATCGAGGAAGGCGAGCCCGTCCATGTGGTAGTTCACCAAGGAAAGCGCCATGATTTGGGCAATCCCGGCGGCTATATCCCCGCTAACGTGGATTTTGGCCTGCGCGATGAAAAGTACGGTCCCGCGCTGTATAAAGCGATTAAGCAGATTATGGCCGAGTATGAGGAAGAGCACGGCCTAGCCTAG